The Methanomicrobiales archaeon HGW-Methanomicrobiales-1 genome includes a region encoding these proteins:
- a CDS encoding riboflavin synthase, whose product MRVGVADTTFSRVNMGAIAIDELKKHASVAIERTTVPGIKDLPVACKKLIEERRCDIVIALGMPGGKEKDRLCAHEASQGLITCQLMTNTHIIEVFVHEDEAKDGKELAWLAEQRTREHAVNAVKLILRPRDLENEAGTGQRQGFEDAGPARR is encoded by the coding sequence ATGAGGGTGGGCGTAGCCGATACCACCTTCTCACGCGTCAACATGGGAGCGATCGCTATCGACGAGCTCAAGAAGCACGCGAGCGTGGCGATCGAGAGGACAACGGTGCCGGGGATCAAGGATCTTCCCGTTGCCTGCAAGAAACTTATCGAGGAACGCCGCTGTGATATCGTGATAGCACTTGGTATGCCGGGCGGAAAAGAGAAGGACCGGCTCTGTGCCCACGAAGCATCGCAGGGGCTCATCACCTGCCAGCTCATGACCAACACCCACATCATCGAGGTGTTCGTGCACGAGGATGAGGCAAAGGATGGCAAAGAGCTTGCCTGGCTTGCCGAGCAGCGGACCCGCGAACATGCGGTCAATGCCGTCAAGCTCATCCTTCGCCCCCGGGACCTGGAAAATGAAGCCGGTACCGGTCAGCGGCAGGGATTTGAAGATGCCGGCCCGGCCCGCCGCTAA
- a CDS encoding class I SAM-dependent methyltransferase yields the protein MALSEFFYQIFESLPRQGPGCPGATRKAFSYLPPLPKDANILDIGCGSGTQTRGLAALTSGTITAVDNHNPFLDTIDEKAKEDGTAGRIKTVYASMDALPFEQGQFDLIWSEGAVFIIGFEKGLWTWKPLLKKGGYLVVSDAAWFEPNPPDELVQWWEKEGYIPKTEDQLRELVKIAGYRLIATYRLPEAGWWENYYVPMLARIAELKKAHGSDPEHAAIIDSLEAEAETYRKYKRYYGYTFFVMQNG from the coding sequence ATGGCTTTGAGTGAATTTTTTTACCAGATCTTCGAGTCCCTCCCCCGCCAGGGGCCCGGCTGCCCGGGTGCGACAAGGAAAGCGTTTTCCTATCTTCCCCCACTCCCAAAGGATGCGAATATCCTCGATATCGGATGTGGTTCAGGAACCCAGACCCGGGGCCTGGCAGCACTCACCAGCGGCACCATCACCGCGGTTGACAATCACAATCCGTTTCTCGATACTATCGATGAAAAGGCGAAAGAGGATGGTACTGCCGGGCGGATCAAAACCGTATACGCTTCGATGGATGCCCTCCCCTTTGAACAAGGACAATTCGATCTCATCTGGTCCGAGGGAGCTGTTTTCATTATCGGTTTTGAAAAGGGACTCTGGACCTGGAAACCTCTCCTGAAAAAGGGAGGTTACCTGGTTGTATCAGATGCCGCGTGGTTCGAACCAAACCCCCCGGACGAACTTGTCCAGTGGTGGGAGAAGGAGGGGTATATTCCCAAGACTGAGGATCAGCTCAGGGAACTTGTGAAGATAGCGGGGTATCGCCTCATCGCAACGTACCGGCTGCCGGAGGCCGGGTGGTGGGAGAACTACTATGTCCCGATGCTTGCCCGTATAGCGGAACTGAAAAAGGCCCACGGCAGCGATCCAGAGCATGCCGCGATTATCGATTCTCTCGAGGCTGAAGCGGAAACATACCGGAAGTACAAGCGGTATTACGGGTACACGTTCTTTGTGATGCAGAACGGGTGA
- a CDS encoding epoxyqueuosine reductase → MTDLRTLALSLGADYFGVADLSSTHDFILAQGGDRVARYPRAVTIGMVLQDSLVDLLPDKDPAGAIVYHHNSYDVVNQMLDQISVRVANELQRAGYSAFPVPASKRTSDENISGIFSQKLAAHLAGLGWIGKSCLLITPDHGPRVRWVSVLTDAPLSPTGSPLEQQCGKCTACVDICPQQAFTGRVFCEDEPREARYDAAACDRYFKELEKSRGVGVCGLCLYVCPHGRKSGKGNRQ, encoded by the coding sequence ATGACAGACCTCAGGACTCTTGCTCTTTCCCTTGGTGCGGATTATTTCGGCGTTGCCGATCTCTCATCGACCCATGATTTTATTCTGGCGCAGGGAGGGGACCGGGTTGCCCGGTATCCACGGGCAGTTACCATAGGTATGGTGCTTCAGGACAGCCTTGTTGACCTCCTGCCGGATAAGGATCCTGCAGGAGCGATCGTGTACCATCACAACAGCTACGATGTCGTCAACCAGATGCTTGACCAGATCAGTGTCCGGGTGGCTAACGAGCTCCAGCGGGCCGGCTATAGTGCCTTTCCTGTACCGGCATCCAAGAGGACTTCCGATGAAAATATCAGCGGTATCTTCTCGCAGAAACTTGCGGCGCACCTTGCAGGTCTGGGCTGGATCGGTAAGAGCTGTCTGCTCATCACGCCGGATCATGGCCCCCGGGTCCGGTGGGTCAGTGTTCTTACCGATGCACCGCTCAGCCCGACCGGCTCTCCCTTGGAACAGCAGTGCGGTAAATGTACTGCATGTGTGGATATCTGCCCGCAGCAGGCGTTCACGGGAAGGGTTTTTTGTGAAGATGAACCCCGGGAAGCACGGTACGATGCAGCGGCCTGTGACCGGTATTTCAAAGAGCTGGAGAAATCCCGGGGTGTCGGGGTCTGCGGCCTGTGCCTGTATGTCTGCCCGCACGGAAGGAAATCCGGAAAAGGGAACCGCCAATAA
- a CDS encoding 6,7-dimethyl-8-ribityllumazine synthase — protein sequence MCDTQPIKLGFVVAEFNRDITYMMEIEGREHAAFLGAEVTDCIYVPGAYDMPLAIKKMLQAGKVDAVITIGCVIEGNTQHDEIVVQHAARKIIDLSLEFGKPVTLGISGPGMTRLEANERIDYAKRAVESAVKLVKRLK from the coding sequence ATGTGTGACACACAACCAATAAAACTGGGATTTGTTGTTGCGGAATTCAACCGTGACATCACGTACATGATGGAGATCGAAGGCAGAGAACACGCCGCATTCCTTGGCGCTGAAGTAACGGACTGCATCTATGTGCCGGGCGCGTACGATATGCCGCTTGCGATCAAGAAGATGCTCCAGGCCGGAAAAGTCGATGCAGTCATCACGATCGGGTGCGTAATCGAGGGCAATACGCAGCATGATGAGATCGTTGTGCAGCACGCAGCCCGGAAGATTATCGATCTCTCACTGGAATTCGGAAAGCCGGTTACCCTCGGCATCTCCGGGCCCGGTATGACCCGGCTCGAAGCGAACGAGCGGATCGATTACGCAAAACGTGCCGTTGAATCTGCAGTCAAGCTCGTCAAGCGACTGAAATGA
- a CDS encoding aspartate aminotransferase, with protein MRQLSEKIAAVAPSATIAISDKAKKMTREGIDVISMSIGEPDFNTPKHIIDACIDALHRNETHYAPSNGIPELLTAISEKVVKENHFPCIPSQVIVACGAKDAIYEAMEAVINPGDETILLTPAWVSYEPCVQIAGGKVVKHAVNQKTFQLDDSLLERVNANTKMIVVNSPSNPSGAVFDKKSLKLVADLCEDFDLYAMSDEIYEKLVYGKEHISLASLGDMAHRTITINGFSKSYAMTGWRLGYAVAPVEIIREMSKVQQHSVSQATTFAMWGAVAALKGDQQCVEAMRLEFDKRRKYVISELNLMGYETAPADGAFYAFVKVGGDDIEIADRWLEQGHVAATPGSAFYAPGWIRLSYATSMDRLKEAMGRIRRVG; from the coding sequence ATGAGGCAGCTTTCGGAAAAGATTGCAGCGGTCGCTCCCTCAGCAACAATTGCGATCTCCGATAAGGCCAAGAAGATGACCCGGGAGGGTATCGACGTCATCAGCATGTCGATTGGCGAGCCGGACTTCAACACGCCAAAGCACATCATCGATGCCTGTATCGATGCGCTGCACCGGAACGAGACGCACTATGCGCCGAGCAATGGCATTCCCGAGCTCCTCACTGCCATCAGCGAGAAGGTCGTAAAGGAGAACCATTTCCCCTGCATCCCGTCACAGGTGATTGTTGCCTGCGGTGCCAAGGATGCGATCTATGAGGCGATGGAAGCCGTCATCAATCCCGGTGATGAGACAATCCTGCTCACACCCGCGTGGGTGTCGTATGAACCCTGTGTGCAGATCGCCGGGGGAAAAGTTGTCAAGCACGCGGTCAATCAAAAAACCTTCCAGCTTGACGATTCCCTGCTGGAACGGGTGAATGCAAATACCAAGATGATCGTGGTCAATTCGCCCTCGAACCCGTCCGGTGCAGTGTTTGATAAAAAATCCCTGAAGCTGGTTGCCGATCTCTGCGAGGATTTCGATCTCTACGCGATGTCCGATGAGATCTACGAGAAGCTGGTGTATGGAAAGGAGCACATTTCCCTGGCATCGCTCGGGGATATGGCGCACCGCACCATTACTATCAACGGGTTTTCGAAATCATATGCCATGACCGGTTGGAGGCTCGGCTATGCGGTGGCACCGGTTGAGATCATCCGCGAGATGTCCAAGGTGCAGCAGCACTCCGTGAGCCAGGCAACCACCTTTGCGATGTGGGGTGCCGTGGCAGCGCTCAAAGGCGATCAGCAGTGCGTGGAAGCAATGCGCCTTGAGTTTGACAAGCGGAGAAAATACGTTATCTCTGAACTGAACCTGATGGGCTATGAGACAGCACCAGCCGATGGTGCGTTCTATGCGTTTGTCAAAGTCGGTGGCGATGATATAGAGATTGCAGACCGCTGGCTCGAACAGGGGCATGTCGCTGCCACCCCGGGCAGCGCCTTCTATGCCCCCGGGTGGATCCGGCTCTCGTATGCAACCTCAATGGACCGGCTCAAAGAGGCAATGGGACGGATCCGCAGGGTTGGGTAA
- the purE gene encoding 5-(carboxyamino)imidazole ribonucleotide mutase translates to MADVAIISGSASDAAITDKVKKVLDENKVSYDTQIISAHRDPDKLDAYIKTSDAKIFIAIAGLSAALPGVIASKSDKPVIGVPVSGTLNGMDALLSIAQMPKGVPVACVGVDNGDNAAWLAVRILKLTRT, encoded by the coding sequence ATGGCTGACGTAGCTATCATCTCGGGATCTGCATCGGATGCAGCAATTACGGACAAGGTCAAAAAAGTCCTTGATGAGAACAAGGTGTCGTACGACACCCAGATCATCTCCGCTCACCGTGATCCCGACAAGCTGGATGCGTATATCAAGACAAGTGATGCAAAAATTTTCATAGCGATTGCCGGCCTTTCCGCAGCCCTGCCCGGAGTAATTGCATCCAAGTCCGACAAGCCGGTCATCGGTGTCCCGGTGAGCGGGACGCTGAACGGTATGGATGCACTCCTCTCGATTGCCCAGATGCCAAAAGGAGTTCCGGTCGCATGCGTTGGCGTGGATAATGGGGATAACGCGGCATGGCTGGCAGTCAGGATACTGAAATTAACGAGAACCTGA
- a CDS encoding class I SAM-dependent methyltransferase produces the protein MSPAPIPPCPDPDWNGIWKARQVLHESSKHSDDPSHNWNKRENAERYDSTSRSEYDERIITTIDGLDITKESRVLDIGAGPGTLAIPLASRVREITAIEPGEGMTTIMSERMKQEGISNITIVRKRWEDIIPASDLSGQYDVVIASLSLTMEDIRLALRKMDAVSRGSVYLFWFVDMPFWERMYADLWGSLHGQPYHPGPKADCLFGVLYQMGIYPNVEMLPLKKEYWFTTTDEMTAFFRKRFNVTGPEQEKILDDYLRPLIRTEGSEIVISGDSTFAKIWWKKT, from the coding sequence ATGAGCCCGGCACCCATACCCCCCTGTCCTGATCCTGACTGGAATGGGATCTGGAAGGCACGACAGGTCCTGCACGAATCATCAAAGCATTCCGATGACCCCTCGCATAACTGGAACAAGCGGGAGAATGCTGAACGATACGATTCCACGTCCCGCAGTGAATATGACGAACGTATCATAACCACAATCGATGGCCTGGATATAACAAAAGAGTCCCGGGTGCTGGATATTGGTGCGGGGCCGGGCACGCTTGCGATTCCCCTTGCATCACGAGTAAGGGAGATTACTGCAATAGAGCCGGGGGAAGGGATGACGACAATCATGAGCGAGCGGATGAAACAGGAGGGCATCTCCAATATTACCATTGTCCGCAAACGCTGGGAGGATATCATCCCCGCAAGCGATCTTTCCGGGCAGTATGATGTGGTGATCGCATCGCTCTCGCTTACTATGGAAGACATCCGGCTCGCACTCCGGAAGATGGATGCGGTCTCGCGGGGTTCTGTGTACCTCTTCTGGTTTGTGGATATGCCGTTCTGGGAACGGATGTATGCTGATCTCTGGGGGTCACTCCACGGACAGCCCTACCATCCCGGGCCAAAGGCAGACTGCCTTTTTGGGGTCCTGTACCAGATGGGAATCTATCCAAACGTCGAGATGTTACCGCTCAAAAAAGAGTACTGGTTTACGACAACGGACGAGATGACTGCTTTTTTCCGGAAGCGGTTCAATGTCACGGGACCGGAACAGGAAAAGATACTGGATGACTATCTCAGACCATTGATCCGGACAGAAGGATCAGAGATTGTCATATCAGGAGATTCCACGTTCGCAAAGATCTGGTGGAAAAAAACGTAA
- a CDS encoding aminotransferase — protein MEKELLLMLPGPVPMPERVRLAMMRQAMNHRSAEFGAAYADCVRVLKTAFGTTNDLMVISGSGTAGMEAAIANVGKDKEIACLVNGKFGERMLKISQRYGKAHEIKSEWGTPLDLAALEARLEQGAQVVTLVHNETSVGIKNPAEEVGKLAKKHDALFIMDGITSIGGDTVEADKWGVDIAITGSQKCFAAPAGLAMVSVSSRAWERLSKNPPYYLDLAAYKKSASGTPMETPYTPAVPLFLALREACLIIEEEGLAARIARHHRMSGAVQAAAKAWGLSLFPKIDAKHGYSSTVTAVEYPAGVKDDEMRATIKKMGIVIAGGQDHLKGKIFRIGSMGAVSAPEILATLAATQHALKKSGFKVQGDGVAAACEVLG, from the coding sequence ATGGAAAAAGAACTTCTCCTGATGCTGCCGGGCCCGGTCCCTATGCCTGAACGGGTCAGGCTTGCAATGATGCGGCAGGCAATGAACCACCGCAGCGCCGAGTTCGGTGCCGCGTATGCCGATTGTGTGCGGGTCCTCAAGACCGCCTTTGGAACGACAAACGATCTCATGGTCATCAGCGGCTCCGGCACGGCCGGCATGGAAGCAGCGATTGCCAACGTGGGAAAGGACAAGGAGATCGCCTGTCTCGTTAACGGGAAGTTCGGCGAGCGTATGCTGAAGATCAGCCAGCGCTACGGAAAAGCCCACGAGATCAAGTCCGAGTGGGGAACCCCCCTTGACCTTGCGGCACTGGAAGCCCGGCTGGAGCAGGGTGCGCAGGTAGTCACGCTCGTGCACAACGAGACATCCGTTGGTATCAAAAACCCGGCAGAGGAAGTAGGGAAGCTTGCAAAGAAGCACGACGCCCTGTTCATCATGGACGGCATCACCTCCATTGGCGGCGACACGGTTGAAGCCGACAAGTGGGGCGTTGATATCGCTATCACCGGCTCGCAGAAATGTTTTGCAGCACCAGCCGGTCTTGCGATGGTCTCGGTGAGCAGCCGGGCATGGGAGCGGCTCAGCAAGAACCCACCCTATTACCTCGACCTTGCCGCATACAAGAAGAGTGCCTCGGGAACTCCGATGGAGACACCGTATACACCGGCCGTCCCCCTCTTTTTAGCGCTCCGCGAAGCCTGCCTCATCATCGAAGAGGAAGGTCTTGCCGCACGAATCGCACGCCACCACAGGATGTCGGGTGCAGTGCAGGCTGCAGCAAAGGCATGGGGCCTCTCCCTCTTCCCGAAGATCGATGCAAAGCACGGGTACTCCTCAACGGTCACCGCGGTTGAGTATCCCGCGGGCGTCAAGGACGACGAGATGCGGGCGACCATCAAGAAGATGGGCATCGTGATTGCCGGCGGGCAGGATCACCTGAAGGGTAAGATCTTCCGCATCGGCAGCATGGGCGCAGTCAGCGCACCGGAGATTCTCGCTACCCTTGCCGCAACCCAGCATGCGCTGAAAAAGTCAGGATTCAAGGTGCAGGGCGATGGCGTTGCTGCAGCCTGCGAGGTGCTGGGATGA